The DNA region CACCGTCAGCCCCACCAACCCTGGGCAGGATTCTCTGGGAATTAGCAGTCCTGTGCACCCCGCATCCTCTACTCTGAAAAGCAGTCTGGCTTGCTGACGTGGAATTCTGAGGCAGTGAAGGTCGCCTGACGTCCTGCTCACGTCAGTGCTCAGCAAGCTTGCACAGAGCCAGCTCGGCCAGGGTCTGGAGCCATACCACCGATTTCCTGAGAAGCGCAGCCGGAAGCCTGAGCTGACTCCCTGGAAGGAGGTGGGCTGCCTGGCGAGCGGGTAGAGCCTGGTCCTCAGCGTGAAAGAGCACCCTCCCAGCCAGACCCAGGGTTCCAGAGGCTCTTcgggcagggcaggggcgggaGGGCTGGAGCTGGGAACATGCTGGTCAGAGCCTCGGAGGGCAAGCTGGCCGGCCTGATGCGGGGTGCCGAACTTTGGCTCTCATCCTCCTCCTTTAACCGAGAATAAGATCATgtactctaggggcgcctgggtggctcagttggttaagcgactgccttcggctcaggtcatgatcctggagtcccgggatcgagtcccgcatcaggctccctgcttggtagggagtctgcttctccctctgaccctcctccctctcatgctctctgtctctcattctctctctcaaataaataaataaaatctttaaaaaaaaaaaaagatcacgtACTCTACATCGAGCTAGAAGGACAACGAGGGCAGAGATCTTCCTAGTGCGTGGTCCTGCGTCTCTGCTCCATCAACAGAAGGATGGGTGGAATGCGTGAGACCGCCCAGCACACCCGGGCCCACAGGACTGGGGAGGTTTGGGTTTTGCTTGGGCCCATCCTGGGCTCCAGGACCCTCAGGTGGAAGCACGTAGCGCCTGTCAGGCTGGGAAGGGAGAAACCCCCTTGTGCCAGAATCTCTCCGCTACTACCTGGGAGGGAAATGTGGGACCTGAGCCACTAACCTGACGCAGGACTGTCCTGTTCCCTCTGTGACAAAAGGTTCATTCCCCTGGGTCTCCTTCAGCCCTTCCTGCTGGCCTATTACAGCCGCCGTCAGAGGGAGATCGCAGAGCCCTCCCTGGATTAGCCAACTACCGACCCACGGGGATTTAGAACCCAGCACCGAGGGCCACGCAGTTCTTCTAGGCCTTTTCCACAGAGGGTTTCCGACACAGGGATGTGGGCTGTGAACATGCTGTTTGTGTTTGTGCAGGTCCTGCCCTGGGGAGAAAAGGCCAGGTGTGTGCCCCAGATCCAGGAAGGGGCCCCGTGACGGACAGCCGCTCAGGCTGGGGCCCGACCCCTTGCTCTGGGTCTTGGGCGCCAAATCACGCCAGCCTGTGGTCACGGCCACCGCCCAACGGCACAGGTGCTTTTACCTGTGGGCGTCTGGAAGCTTCCCTCCGCTGGGTCGTTGGCCACTCCAGAGCCGACTTGGCAGCCACGGAGCCCACCTTGTCTCAGACGCTGCGCCCATTCTCTTCCCTCAACCATGTCATTAACTTGCCAGCGAAGCACGCCGGCCTGACCTGACTTGCAcatcctgccccttctccccatcGGGGCGGCCCCCGGACACCGCCCCTCCTCGTCCACAGCTCGGCCCCGCAGGGCAcgctgccctctccctcccccccNNNNNNNNNNNNNNNNNNNNNNNNNNNNNNNNNNNNNNNNNNNNNNNNNNNNNNNNNNNNNNNNNNNNNNNNNNNNNNNNNNNNNNNNNNNNNNNNNNNNTCATGTTTAATGTCCTCGGGTTTCCGAGCATGGTGTTTGCAGGGCCTGCTGCTCGTCCTTGCTTCATCGCACATGACTAAGCCTGGCTCCTGGAAGACGTTCCCAGCAAGACAGCACATTTCCTTGTCCAAACACGGAGCCTCCGAGCCAGCCGGGTGGGTGGAGGAGCGGAGGGAGCATGTCTCTCGGCCTGGTTTCTTCCCAAGCCAGCGCGCGGGGTCCCTCCCTGGCCAGCCCAGTACGGGGCACAGGGCGACCTGCAGGGCGGGTGGGGCGTCGCTGCCTGCTGTGCCCCCTTCCCTCAGCCACATGGGACGCCCCTGTCTTAGGCGCTGATTTCGGATTCCACACGCAGTCCTAGTGTTGGAGCATCGGCGCTTTCCTCTGGGGCCCCGTGCCGTCCGCATCCTCActgcctaatgcagggcttggcAGGGTGGCTGTAGAGTGAACAAGTACGTGCATTTTTGCTACGAACTTAAGGGTTGATGTTCCATAGTAGAGTTTAGAAGGGCCCTTTAGATGCTGCTCAGGTGCTGGGTCCTCCTGAGGCCCTCACTTCCCCGGGTGCTGAGACCCCGGCAGCCAGCTCCGCGCCGGCCGGCATCTGCCGGGTCCTGGTTCTGCACAGCGTGGTGAGGTGCTGGGCACGGTCATGTAGGTAAGAGCATTAAAGCAGCTGGTGCAAATATTGACCCTTTCTGGCCAGGCTTGTTGGCAAAGGCGCCGGCCAGTGTCAACACTGGGAGCCTCACCTACCGCGCGGGGTTGCCGgcggccctgcccacccccccccccacccccgcagagGACCTGGGCGCACAGAAGGAAGAATCAGGAGGCGTGGACTTTGATCCCTTTGACTAAACCTCTCTTGTAACATGTTCTATAAAAAGccaaattctaaaaacaaaacaaaaaatgacttaGATTGTTGGAAGTCAAAGCTCCGAGATTCGGCCTGAACCGCAGGCTCATAGAAGGAGGTCGTGCGGGCAGCAGAGGGAACTTGTTCTTTCCCACACCCATCCGTGCCGGGCTCTGGAGTCCCGGGGCCTGCCGCTGCGACCCCTACAGCTCACTCAGCTGGCCTCGGGCCACGTGACTCCGCCTCGCTGAGCCTGTCTTCTCCTGTCCACTAGGAGCATAGGAACAGTGCTGTCTGCGTCTAGAGGGTGGAGGGTAAGCTTGCGCAGGCTCAGCAGGATTCTCGGCAAACCACCACCCTCCGAGGTTAGCCGCCTgccctccagctttgctttgctgtGCACGTGGCTCTCCGTGTATTCCGGGCTTGCTGACCCTGCGAGGTCTGGCAGACACAAGTGAAGATCTTTCCTGCCCTTCAGGAGTGACCGCCTCATGGGGAAACAGACTGCAAATTTCTGAATAGTTTTTGGGGCCACGGAACCATTTGGAGAGTCCAAAAGAGTGGTGCCTGGCCTGCCGGGGGTGGGGACGGGCTGCAGAGGGCTGGCGTGAGCCCCGAGGATGAGCCAAGCAGACCAGGAGAAAAGATGTAGGCAGAGGGGAGTTGTGCAAAGCCACAGAAGGATCTCTCACGCGCAGCCCTGGTGCTGTAGAAGTGCTGGGGCCCAGCCTTCCTACTGCCCCCAGAGTCCTAGGTCTCTCTTTGGAAAACTCCCTGCCGGGGACAGAAACAATGGGCTGAATTGGTGGCCAGGCGCTGGACTGGTCAGGAAACCTGCCGCCTGAGGGAGAACTGGTAATGTGACTGCCGACAGCAGGTTTGGGGAAGGAGGACTGCGTTCACCGTGGCCCCCGCAGTAACGGGGCCCAGGGAAGGCTGAGCCGGATGGGGAGTCGGGAGTTGTCGGCATCTGTGTGGCGCGTGAAGCCGGCAGCCCAAGTTCTGCAAACAAGGAGAGTGGGAGGCTCGCTTGCCAGAGAACACAGTTGACTTAATGCATCACATCCATGGGTGTTTCACAGACGCTGTTTCACTGAGCACGTGTATTTGAATTGTAATGTTGGCTCTGTTATCACCCTAAACCATTCACACAATGGTTCTTTAAGCAATAGTTCTGATTCTAGGAATTTTCCCAGGCAAGAGGATCAGGAAGGGAAAGCAAAGTACTTTGGGGATGAAACGAGGTGTGCAGAGCAGGTTTGCCTCTCCTTCTGAGAACGAGGATGCAGTCCAGCTGGTGATTACAGAAATCGGACTTTGTAACATCTCATAAGGGTGCTtgagggtggggcacctgggtggctcagatggttaagcatctgccttcggctcaggtcgtggtcccagggtcctgggatcgagccccacattgggctccctgctcagcggggagcctgcttctccctctgcccaccccgcttgtgctctctcaaaaaaaaggaaggggggtgCTTGAGGATTGGTGTTGTGTACAAATTATAGACTACTTGATTTTTTGATaccacatattatttttaaaatacttcaccATGGGgcgtccgggtggctcagtcggttaaggcgtccgacccttgattttggctcaggtcatgacctcagggtcatgagatccagcccctagttgggctccccactgggtgtggagcctgcttggcattctctctttccctctgcctctctctaataggaaaaaaaaatgaaaaataaaaatgaagaaatagaatactTCACCACGTCACGCTCAGTCTACCCCAGTAACACAGTTCagccccagggtcctggcccCATGGAGCCAGCTGTACCCCATCAGACCACACCCCCGTTCTGCTGCCATCAAATGACATGGCGCTCCCCCTGGGGAGCTGCTTCTAATTGGAGAGTCGCTGTGTCTGAAAAAGGAAGTTCAGTGTTGGACGTGATTGAACAcaaaagtcttttatttatgAGTCTGCAGGATTCAGGAGTGTGTCATCTCAGTTTCACGTAcagtagtaaaaataaaaaattcagcttACAGGGAAAGATATTTCCAgatcttttgggggggggacattttaaagtaaactcaCCCTAGTACCGTATTAGATAAAGACAGTGAAGTATGAAAATGTGATAAATACTACTGTGATTAATAGCCCATTTTATTAGCTGTTTTAATAAAGTACAACTTTATAGTGAAAATAATGTACTAGAAATagcttttttaaagcttttttatgATATGCTTACAAAATGTCAGACGTCAGGGGAACCATCCTCAACAATGATGATGTGACGCACACGCTCCGTGTGAGCAAAGCTGAACGCGGGCTAGACAGGCTGACTGTGGGAGGCCGGGGAAACTCCAGGGACCGCAGGGCTCACGCTCGGGACCTTCTCCAGGCTTCGATTAATAACGCAGAAATCCCACTTTCCAGCCCTTGTGAAGCTCCACAGAGGAATTCCTTTAGCCATGAGGACCTTCACTCCAGTACCACCTTGCCTTTTGGATGCCGCTTCACTCTCGAGTAGGGACTTATGGTGTCGTCTGTCACGAAATCATACAGTACTTTTATCCACGAGTTGTAGTGGGGGAGGTTGTCGTAGTACTCGGCAGCGATCTTCCTCACCTGCAAGGCCAAATGTGCAGCAAGAATGAGTGCTGGCGGAGTGGGACTGGGCGTCACGGACCGACACGGGCACAAACACCGAGAAGAGAAACCACCCTCCGCCCTCCTCTTGCCCCAAACGCTGGGATCCCGAGGGATCCCGGCACCAAGCATTTCAACAGTGACATATACTCGACCCTCTAGGATCACAGACTCTCTCCTATCAAGCTCTGAATGGTgcattttattccattatttttaaaaaacactttatttgtttgtttcagagagcgacagagaggcagagggagcagcaggctcccttctgagcagggagcccgatgcggggctcgatcccaggaccccgagatcatgacctgagccaaaggcagatgcttaaccaactgagccaccccatgaatggtgccttttatttatttgacagagagagacagcgagagagggaacacaagcagggggagtgggagagggagaagcaggcttcccgcggagcagggagcccgatgcggggctcgatcccaggaccccaggatcatgacccgagccgaaggcagacgcccaacgactaagccacccaggcgccccttaatggtGCCTTTTAAATAGCTGAGCTATACATGTAAGTTACATCTTAATAAGGCTGTTGTAAGAAGCCTTGTCACACACACCCATTAACGCCACGCACTGTAACTCCTGCAATATGATCCAGTAAATACCAGGGATTTGCTGAGCACACAGGACCGAATGCTCCCTGATGCACACCTGACAGGAAGAGCCGGTATGGGAAGACCAGAGCTCTGAGGACACCTGTCAGTGCAGCTCAGCAGTGAAGACAGCAGGAAGCGGGCAGGAACAGAACAGATGCTGCTCACCATGGGCCTTATGGCAAGTGATGTCTGAAGCGAGCAAATTCTCAGTTTGGGGGCTGTTCAAGAAACCCCGGAAGatgggggcggctgggtgactcagtcagttgggcgtctgccttcggctcaagtcatgatctcagggtcccaggctcgagtcccacgtcgggctctctgctctgtggggagtctgcttctccttctccctctgcccctccccccgcccgtgctcgctctctctcaaatacttaattaaatcttttaaaaacaattaaaaaaaaaagaaacccataagTTAaggtacagttgacccttgaacaacacggtcTGAACCACGTGGGTCCACGCATACGCGGACATGTTTTCGCTAAACACAGTGCAGTCCTGTAAATGTGTCttctcttaggattttcttaacattttcttttctcgaGCTTACCTTGCTGCAGGAACACCGTATAGGACacgtataacatacaaaatactgCTTACGTCTTCAGTTCAGCTTCCAGTCAACAGCGGGCTAGTAGTTACATTTTGGGGGCATCAAAAGTCACATGTGGATTTTCAACCCTGTGGGGAGTTGGCACCCCAGCTCCTGTGTTGTTCCAAGGACCCACTGTGTGGCTGATGTTGAAAAATGATTTTGTTCAAAGGGCAGCCAGCTTTGtatcctctttaaaaaataagtggaaattcACTTCTTTAGGGAAGAGGCGCACAAGGCCTCCTCTGTCGTCAGGCGTGTGCATGGGCAGAGCAACACCGGGCCCATTATACCTGCTTTCAAACTTGGCTCCAGTTGCAAGGTTTTTccccaaacattttattttgaaaaacgtgacacctacagaaaagttgaaagagcAGAACAGAGACACCTCTATGCCCTTTACCCAGGCCCACCAACTACCACCATGAgtcactttctgtctctgcacAGACATACACCACATAGTATGCTTTTTTTCTGCTGAGCcttttgagagtaagttgcaggCATGTGACAACTCACCCCTAACGTTCTACCCCGCTATTCAACACCTACCTCCTACGAATAAAGACATTGTGCTACAAAACCATCATACTGTTTTCACACCCAAGAAAGTTAACATTAACACAATATTCTCGAGGATGCACTACTCAGTTTAAAGCTTCCCCACTGACCCAATGTCCTCTCTAGATGTTTCTTTCCTCGAGTGGGAATCCAGTCAATAATCAGAGGTCACACTTAGTTCTCATGCTGTGTGTTTTTGTATTGTAATCAGTCAATAGTTAAAAACTTAGGAGGAAATCCATAAAATTTGATTGGGTAGATATGATGGCATAAAATATTTGGCAATAGTTAGCTCcctacggggcacctgggtggctcaagactgttaagcatctgccttcggctcaggtcatgatcctggagtccaggaatcaagtcccgcttcaggctccctgctcagtggggagtctgcttctccctctgcccctccccccgactcgtGCTcacgctgtcaaataaataaaatcttaaaaaaaattgttagctCCCTTATATCATAgcttaaaaaattaggaaaaactaGTATTATCTTTCATACATATTCCCCTTTTTCGAATTATGGAAACTTTTTGGTAATAAATTGTAAAAGCCACCCATTTTGAGGAAGGGAAGTCTAATAAAAGAACTAacctgaaaaataagagaagttaCGAAGGTGGGCCTTTGCAGAGGATGGAAGGATGGGGGTCAAACTGTGCTCTTTCACATCCTCCACAAACACTATACTCAAATCTGCTGCGTGGGGAACAGGCAAGCTCTGCCTGAAGAAAGTTTGCCACCCTGGAAACTGTCCATTCACTGTGCAGGCCAATTACGAGGGACGTCTGCATTTCCGAACAAGACAGCACATAAATCCTAGCTAAGCCCATCAACTTAACAGCGATGAAAGCGACGTGAACCTGTGCTCACTTCACACGAGAACTCCTTTCTCAATCTCTGACTTGTTTATAAGTCGGCAGATTCTCCAGCACTCTGGACCCCTAAAGGGCCACCGCTAGGCTTCGGGACTCAGAGAGTGAATGCCGAGGACTCTGAGGAGGGCACACTCAGGACGCACACTTGTCCTTTGCTTTGACGAGCAGCTTAGATGGGCAAAATACACTAGAtcccttttgttttattattttttaaggttttatttatttatttgagagagagggagaagcaggctcctcgctgagcagggagcctgagcggggaggggtggggctcaatcccagggccccgggatcatgacctgagccgaaggcagacgcttaacagactgagccacccaggcgcccccactagaTTCCTTTTAAAATGGGCAAGTTGAGACTGATTTTGGTCATATAACCATCAGAAATTAGAGTATGTGTCCAATCTCTTTACTTACCAGTGGAAGGCTTTTTCCGGGAATGTTGGGGAAGTCATGGTGCTCGTTATGGTAACCCACGTTGAAGGTGAGAAGATTCAGAGGCCCGTAATACGAGTAGGTTTCATGTCCCTTGAGGAACATGTAATGTTCGGctataaaatgtccagaaatcGGGTGCAAGCCTAGCCCAAGTAAGGATGCTGCCAACATGTAGACCAAAGATTTAATTCCCAAAACATAGTAAATTATAATGTCAAAAGTGACCTGGATCACAGTATTAATAATTTCCAGGTAAGAAATTGGTTTAGGGTTGATGAACAGAGGTCGAAAAGCATAAAAGAGAGGCTGAAGGACAACCCATATAAACTTTCTGAAAGTAGTACAGAAAAACCAGCCTTCAAAATCGGTGGGAATATCCACATCGATGCCATCACCCCCAAGGTAGCGATGATGGTCCATGTGATACCTCTTAAAGGAAACTGAATAGGGAACGCCAATGGGAAGATTAGCGAACATTCCAAACCAGCGATTCCACATAGCTCTGTAGTGGCCAAAGGCGCTATTGTGGGAGACCTCATGAATAGCCAGAGTCACAGAGTGGTTAATGCAGCTGCCGAAGGCATACGCCCAAAATATGACCCACTTCCAGTCTAGGTCCTTCACTAAGTAGAACGCAACCAGTTGAGTGAGAACCATCATGGTTATAATCCAGATCAAGTTGGGATCAGGTTTCATCAAGGACTTTATCTCTGGATACTTTgctgtaaagaaaaacaaacaaaccaggaaCTGAGAAGAGCACACACAGTTCTGCAATTATAATTAAATCAACACCCATTAaattaacacattatttttttctttttcccaatcgTGATATGCCCTCCATTAGAGACTTTATCCACTATGGGGGGGGAGTATATTCCAATAGTAAAATTACTGAATACCATGTCACAACAAATTTGTGCAGGAAAAATTAGCCTCAAAATCTAGACTCTCTACACgaacagaaagaaaatcacaaatgagtAAAGATTTCATGTTACCTAATTCCCTTTTTACTCCTAACAGTTGTTTGTATATAAAATTGGTAAGTTTTGCAAAGTCACAATCACAGTCTGATAAATCTATTCTATATTCTAGTGTCTGACAGAAGATACAGTATATGTAGATACTTATGTATGATGTATATGCAATGTACTTAGACACATACGATATGTATGTTATAGAGGACACATACTtagattttataatttcctttataaTGACTGAATCACTTCTAGTTGCCAGTTGTAACTTCTACCCACTTCCCTATTTTTAGACATTCAGATAGCTAAGATTTTTGCCCGTGTGGCCTTCTGACAGCCATCAGGAAATCAGGATAATGTGTGAGAACTGCACGGTGCTAATTTGTTAGATTCTTATTTGCGCTGTTGAATCTACATGCAAATATCCAAGTATGACGAAAAAGGCCAATAGCAAAAACTCTGCATTTCAGGCAAGTGTCCTCTAAGGGCAAATGCAAACTCTTCTCTGGATCttactctccccaccccacccccccaagagGGAGGCCGAGGTGTGATGAGTGTCTTTGGTTATATATGTTGCTGAGTAGGTTTAACACAGGACAGCATGAGGAGCAAAGACCTTCTTCTTGAGTTAAGTCACTCagaatgtttttgaaaagataaagaagggaaaagagcagCTTCACCCTCTTTTCTCTACATTTGAAAGGAGGAATTCAACCAAAGCTTACACTGCAAGGCAGGCTACTGAAGTCCGGTTTTATATATACGACATGAGACTCCCCATTTTTTCTCTCCGCTCCCTAACAATTAATCTTCGTTGGTTTAgttcattttatcaaatgttaataattttgtaggcaatagggcgcctgggtggctcagatggttaagcgtctgccttcggctcaggtcatgatcccagggtcctgggatcgagtcccgcatcgggctctctgctccttgggagcctgcttctccctctgcctctctctctctctctctctctcatgaatggataaataaaatctttaaaaaaaaaaaattttgtaggCAATAGACAAAAAAAAGGTAACCCTACAGGCCTAGAAGTGAATTTGTCTAAAACTAATTTTCCTATCAAGTCATTCATTAAAATATGAGCGTTTGGGGAGTGATTCCCCAACAACAAAACTGGTGGATAAGAAATAATTCCTTGAAGAATTCATTCAGGAAGTAATAATTCTGTGTATTTCTGTTTAGACAGAGCTCTGGCATCTTTACCTTATTTAAAACTTGGTTAAATTGACACATCTGACAAAGGATAAAAGGCAATACATGTTTTATAGTATTCTAAAATGACGAAACTCACATGCCTCGTTCTCTCAGACAAATCAAGTTGCTCCAAGTAATTCTGTACCAAATGTCTGCAAAGCTTATTTTAGTACATAAAAATCAATACTACAAGGGTATTGATACTTCAGGGAAAGAAGAGTTTttgcaacaaatggtgctggtTATTAACATGCAAAAGGCTGAAGATAGACCCCTTCCTCACACCGtacacaaaaagtaactcaaacaGATCACAGACCTCAGTACAAGAAAACTATTAACACTCTTATAAGAAAAcagaagtaggggcgcctgggtagctcagtcgttaagcatctgccttcggctcaggtcatgatcccagggtcctgggattgagccccgcatcgggctccccgctcagcaggaagcctgcttctccctctcccactccccctgcttgtgttccctctctcgctgtatctctctccgtcaaataaataaaatctttaaaaaaaaaaaaaaaaaaggaaaacagaagtaaATCTCCATAACCTTTGTGGCTTCTTAGATACTATCCCCAAATCATAAGTGTCAAATGGCCGATGAGCACATGAGAGATGCTCGACATTATCAGTCATTAGGAAAACCCAAACTGAAACCAAAATGAAATGCCCCTTCACACATGCTAGAATGGTTACAATGACAAAGACAGGCAGTAACCAGGATATGAAGAAACCGGAACCCACAGACGTTGCTGTTGACAATGTAAAATAGTGCAACTGGTTTGGAAGAATCTGGCTTTTCCTCAAAATGCTAAACACAGAGCtaccaatgacccagcaattccactcctcggCAGCTAtccaagaggaatgaaaacacatccatctaataacttccatgtgagggttcatagcagcattattcataatagtcataAGGTGAAAACAACCCCACAGTCTAGcaactgaagaatgaataaatgaaatgcagaATAGCAATACACTGGACTATTACTTGGccaataaaaggaataaaatactgacctactacaacatagatgaaccatgaaaacattaagggaaagaagacagtcacaaaagaccaaggattgtataatttcatttgtaagaaatgtccaaaataggggcacctgggtggctcagttggttaagcgtctgccttcagctcgggtcatgatcacagggtcctgggatccagtcccatgtcgggctccctgcccagcgggNNNNNNNNNNacagggtcctgggatccagtcccatgtcgggctccctgcccagcggggagtctgcttctccctctgcctctgcccctccccctgctcatgctctctcgcgcgcacaaataaaatctttaaaaaaaattgtctagaataggtaaatctacagagacagaaagtaaatcagtggttgcctagggctgaggAGTGTGACTGGGGAACACAGGGACTGCTTTtgagtatggggtttctttctggggtgacaAAATTGTTCTAAAACTTAGATTGTGTTGATAGGTACACAACTGTGTGAACACGCTAAagaacactgaattgtacactttaaatggatgaattttatagtttgtgaattgtatcttttttttttaagattttatttatttatttgagagagagaatgagagagcgagagcacatgagaggggggagggtcagagggagaagcagactccctgccgagcagggagcccgatgtgggactcaatcccgggactccaggatcatgacctgagccgaaggcagtcgcccaaccaactgagccacccaggcgccctgtgaattGTATCTTAATGAAGCTGTTAAACATGTTTCTCTGTGGATGTACGGCATTAAAAGGAGCACTTCTTGTGCACTATTATTTGACCCACTAATGGTCTTGTTCCTAGCCTTCATTAAGGAggtcatttatttacttatttttcttttctttttttttttttttttttaagattttatttatttatttgagagagagcatgagagacagagagcacgagagggaagagggcagagggggaagcagaccccccgccgagcagggagcccgatgtgggactcgatccccggactccaggatcatgacctgagccgaaggcagttgcctaaccaactgagccacccaggcgccctcttttctttttttatttatttttttttagagagggaggaggaggtggggcagagggagagggagacagagaatcttaagcaggctccatgccagccTGGAACCCAACggggggctcagtctcaagatcctgaacctgagctgaaatcaagagtcagatgctcaaccgactgagccacccaggcgcccctcgagtAAATGCCTTTCAAATGAACTGTAATGTAACTCCAAATATACATTTAGCATACAGATGTCAGCTGTTAAAAAACAGATCCATGTTCCCTCATGTCTCGCTCTCTCCCCCCAAAACCCAACCAATTCCAGAAATATCTCTTTATCATTTAAGTATTCGCATCTTTCCTGAGGTTATTGCATCTCCACTCCAGAAATGGGACACTGAGCAGGATTTGCACCTGCAGGCAAAGGGACTATATTTTCATTGAGGAATGTGTCATCCTTTTACTTTCCCAGTGAAATGGTTCAGATGTTAAGTATGTGGGAAAAGGCTCATTGTCAAGATAAGCATCAATAAGCAccttttcacttccttgattaTCTGAATATTAAATCCATGACTAAGTTCCAGTATTGAGGCATTGGGTTTTTACAAGGTGGACACCAAATTGTTCTTACAGGGCATGTTGATTGTCTAAGGCATGGATCAAATGTATCATATGCTGTCTCTCCTGTGTAAGTGATttgcaaaatatgttttaattaaaaataaaaaagcacacaTCCAATAACCAAATCTCTTAAAAGGCTA from Neomonachus schauinslandi chromosome 6, ASM220157v2, whole genome shotgun sequence includes:
- the DEGS1 gene encoding sphingolipid delta(4)-desaturase DES1, with the protein product MGNRVAREDFEWVYTDQPHASRRQEILAKYPEIKSLMKPDPNLIWIITMMVLTQLVAFYLVKDLDWKWVIFWAYAFGSCINHSVTLAIHEVSHNSAFGHYRAMWNRWFGMFANLPIGVPYSVSFKRYHMDHHRYLGGDGIDVDIPTDFEGWFFCTTFRKFIWVVLQPLFYAFRPLFINPKPISYLEIINTVIQVTFDIIIYYVLGIKSLVYMLAASLLGLGLHPISGHFIAEHYMFLKGHETYSYYGPLNLLTFNVGYHNEHHDFPNIPGKSLPLVRKIAAEYYDNLPHYNSWIKVLYDFVTDDTISPYSRVKRHPKGKVVLE